One part of the Candidatus Uhrbacteria bacterium CG10_big_fil_rev_8_21_14_0_10_50_16 genome encodes these proteins:
- a CDS encoding DNA polymerase III subunit alpha, which translates to MQPSDFVHLHTHSYYSLLGALPGPDALVKRIKAQGGNALAITDNDALYGAVDFYQNAQANDVQPIIGVDVHVAPNGRHQKRARVDKHSWRFVLLAETLEGYEHLLKLTSQSYLEGFYYTPRVDDELLQEMHGGLIGLSGGMGGEIPTLLKQGDRDKAYAAAKRYADLFGPDGFYIEVVYRPDDGDQEKVNGLLIELAQDLGLPLVATSNSFYLNADDHEGWEAMLCIQKGQTLEEYRRMSGVDINLQLADPEKIIEAFKHVPEAIVNTRKIADRCKVTIDLGNNYLPHFEVPGGKNDSDYLRELCEIGLGERYGERTEEINERFEFELTTINKMGFASYFLIVHDFVSYAKKKGILVGPGRGSAAGSIIAYVLQITDVDPIKYDLLFERFLNPDRISMPDIDLDFADSRRGEVLEYVRDKYGADHVAGIVTFGKMMPKAAVRDAARVLGLTFPEADRISKLMPNPVQGRYMPIADAVKNHIELRNDYQVDHMTKRVVDLAAKIEGAPRHTSQHACGIVISRKPLVEYVPIQASQHEDLDYVSMYSLGPVEAAGLVKMDFLGLSNLTIIEQALEIIEGVHGVIVDIEHLPLDDAKTYELLARGETTGVFQLESEGMRRYLIELVPTQFEDIMAMCALYRPGPLSAGMVPQYINRKHGREKVVYDHPLMEKILKETYGVTIYQEQIMRISRALAGFTGGEADTLRKAMGKKKRDVLEKMKALFVEGCRKNGVAIKTANKIWHDWEGFADYAFNKSHTACYGMIAYRTAYLKAHYPSEFMAAVMNSDAGNVDRMNIEVQECQRMGIKVLPPDVNESYKGFGVVGEDRKIRWGLVAIKNVGEDIAAVIVQERKEHGDYKDLSDFITRLHSRNFNRKSLEALIMAGALDRYGDRGVLLANLDRMLRFNKKVQQDRERSQGTLFDVAPDMEVNQLLLSPAPEVARSTRLEWERELLGIYVSEHPYTAYAEALKSYVVQLCDIEHKNDKDPVKVAGVVSVIREILTKKGDAMAFVRVANGESDIEIVVFPRTFAQHKEHIVEGRLVVVLGKVSEREGQSKSVIADSVACFAEDDVQGVVNMMHDGMWVAEDVHESVMKQRKESRPKEASVIIDLVQAPTEDQINGLRSLFQQKPGPVPVHFSVEAGGQKQRIQTEYSISPTNAIVDAIGVIVGKGNVRVVEPEKMG; encoded by the coding sequence ATGCAACCCTCAGATTTTGTTCATCTTCACACGCATTCCTATTACTCATTACTTGGCGCTCTTCCAGGACCAGACGCTCTGGTGAAGCGTATTAAGGCGCAGGGTGGGAATGCTCTTGCTATTACCGATAACGACGCACTTTATGGCGCCGTCGATTTTTATCAAAATGCACAGGCAAACGATGTTCAGCCAATTATTGGAGTGGATGTACACGTGGCACCAAACGGGCGTCATCAAAAACGTGCGCGCGTGGATAAACATTCCTGGCGATTTGTGTTGCTCGCGGAGACACTCGAGGGGTATGAACATCTATTAAAATTGACGAGTCAAAGTTACTTGGAGGGGTTCTACTACACCCCGCGTGTGGATGATGAGCTGCTACAAGAGATGCACGGTGGTCTTATCGGATTGTCCGGTGGTATGGGAGGGGAGATCCCAACGCTTCTAAAACAAGGGGACCGAGACAAGGCATATGCAGCGGCAAAACGGTATGCGGATTTGTTTGGGCCGGATGGCTTTTATATTGAGGTGGTCTATCGGCCGGACGATGGCGATCAAGAAAAGGTTAACGGATTGTTGATTGAGTTGGCGCAAGATCTGGGGCTCCCGCTCGTGGCAACATCCAACAGTTTTTATTTGAATGCAGATGATCACGAGGGATGGGAGGCGATGTTGTGTATTCAAAAAGGTCAGACGTTGGAGGAATACAGACGCATGTCGGGAGTGGATATTAACCTACAGCTTGCGGATCCAGAAAAGATCATCGAGGCGTTTAAACACGTTCCGGAGGCCATTGTTAATACGCGCAAGATCGCGGACCGTTGTAAGGTGACGATCGATTTAGGAAATAACTACTTGCCACATTTTGAAGTGCCTGGTGGAAAGAACGATAGTGATTATTTGCGGGAGCTCTGTGAAATTGGACTTGGGGAGCGCTATGGAGAACGAACGGAGGAGATTAACGAGCGTTTTGAATTTGAACTTACGACCATTAATAAAATGGGATTCGCATCGTACTTTTTGATTGTGCATGATTTTGTTTCCTACGCAAAAAAGAAGGGTATTTTAGTGGGGCCGGGGCGTGGATCTGCGGCGGGATCAATCATTGCCTATGTGCTACAAATCACGGATGTAGATCCGATTAAATACGATTTGCTGTTTGAGCGATTTTTGAACCCGGATCGTATTTCGATGCCGGATATCGACTTGGACTTTGCCGATTCCAGGCGGGGAGAGGTGTTGGAGTATGTGCGAGATAAATATGGTGCAGACCACGTGGCGGGTATTGTAACGTTTGGAAAAATGATGCCAAAGGCGGCTGTGCGAGACGCGGCGCGCGTGCTGGGACTCACGTTCCCCGAGGCGGATCGGATTTCTAAACTCATGCCAAACCCGGTGCAGGGCCGCTACATGCCAATTGCCGATGCCGTTAAGAATCACATTGAATTGCGCAACGACTATCAAGTGGATCACATGACCAAACGTGTGGTGGATTTGGCGGCAAAGATTGAGGGGGCGCCGCGACACACGTCACAACATGCGTGTGGCATTGTGATTAGTCGTAAGCCTCTTGTAGAGTATGTGCCGATTCAGGCGTCGCAACACGAGGATTTGGATTATGTGAGTATGTATTCTCTGGGGCCTGTGGAGGCCGCCGGTTTGGTAAAGATGGACTTTTTGGGGCTGTCCAACCTTACGATTATTGAGCAGGCATTGGAGATTATTGAGGGTGTCCACGGAGTAATTGTGGATATTGAGCACCTGCCGTTAGATGATGCAAAAACGTATGAGTTGCTAGCCCGCGGAGAAACGACGGGTGTGTTTCAATTGGAGTCGGAGGGGATGAGGCGGTACTTGATTGAGCTTGTTCCAACACAGTTTGAAGACATTATGGCGATGTGCGCGCTCTATCGACCGGGGCCGTTATCTGCCGGGATGGTGCCGCAATATATCAATCGAAAGCATGGGCGTGAGAAGGTAGTATATGACCACCCACTCATGGAAAAGATCCTCAAGGAGACATACGGGGTGACTATCTATCAGGAGCAGATCATGAGAATCTCGCGCGCGCTTGCCGGGTTTACGGGAGGTGAGGCAGACACGCTGCGTAAAGCCATGGGAAAAAAGAAACGCGATGTGCTGGAGAAGATGAAGGCGTTGTTTGTGGAGGGGTGTCGCAAAAATGGTGTCGCCATTAAAACAGCTAACAAGATTTGGCACGACTGGGAGGGATTTGCCGACTACGCGTTCAATAAATCGCACACCGCCTGTTATGGCATGATCGCCTACAGAACGGCGTATTTAAAGGCGCATTACCCGTCGGAGTTTATGGCGGCGGTCATGAACTCGGATGCCGGGAACGTGGACCGTATGAATATTGAGGTACAGGAATGTCAGCGTATGGGGATTAAGGTTTTGCCACCAGACGTTAACGAATCGTATAAGGGATTTGGTGTGGTGGGTGAGGATCGGAAAATTCGATGGGGATTGGTGGCGATTAAAAATGTGGGAGAGGATATCGCGGCGGTGATTGTGCAGGAGCGTAAGGAGCACGGAGACTACAAAGATTTAAGTGATTTTATTACGCGCTTGCATTCACGAAATTTTAATCGCAAGTCGCTGGAGGCATTGATCATGGCGGGTGCGCTGGATCGCTACGGAGACCGTGGCGTGTTATTGGCCAATCTTGATCGCATGCTGCGGTTTAATAAAAAAGTTCAGCAAGACAGGGAACGTTCGCAGGGAACGTTGTTTGATGTGGCGCCAGATATGGAAGTGAATCAATTGCTATTGTCGCCCGCCCCCGAGGTAGCCCGGTCCACGCGGTTGGAATGGGAACGTGAGTTGTTGGGTATTTATGTAAGTGAGCATCCCTACACGGCTTACGCAGAAGCATTGAAATCCTATGTTGTTCAACTATGTGACATTGAACACAAAAATGATAAGGACCCCGTAAAGGTAGCAGGGGTTGTGTCGGTGATAAGAGAGATTCTCACAAAGAAGGGAGATGCTATGGCGTTTGTTCGGGTTGCCAATGGCGAGAGCGATATAGAAATTGTCGTGTTTCCTAGAACATTTGCACAACATAAGGAACATATTGTAGAAGGAAGACTCGTGGTGGTTTTGGGAAAAGTTTCGGAACGGGAGGGACAGTCCAAATCTGTGATCGCAGACAGTGTGGCGTGTTTTGCCGAGGACGATGTGCAGGGAGTCGTGAATATGATGCACGACGGCATGTGGGTGGCGGAGGACGTGCATGAGAGCGTTATGAAACAGCGGAAGGAAAGCCGGCCAAAGGAAGCGAGCGTGATAATTGATCTTGTGCAGGCCCCGACGGAGGATCAAATTAATGGGTTACGATCGCTGTTTCAGCAAAAGCCAGGGCCTGTTCCGGTACACTTTTCTGTGGAGGCGGGCGGCCAGAAACAGCGTATCCAAACCGAGTACAGTATCTCCCCTACAAACGCGATTGTGGATGCGATTGGTGTGATTGTGGGAAAGGGGAATGTGCGTGTGGTAGAACCGGAGAAAATGGGATAA